The proteins below are encoded in one region of Drosophila santomea strain STO CAGO 1482 chromosome 3R, Prin_Dsan_1.1, whole genome shotgun sequence:
- the LOC120451083 gene encoding trichohyalin — translation MQTSGRGADHFNFITRTDRKSLHTQIGMLVNKAKQVAAAELQERSRRLKIMLDEEDKRYEEEFSNTVKTRIDQDIKERKEHLHAIKEQVAKQQKKFLEEKHIQQVMLDCYEIREALRQQDLVETKIVQEEQILENQRKKQRECQQDNYWLELNRRRWAQFDCNQAEENLRRHQMQEQVNHVLAVQVAEHEEKRKATMAERMEDERLLNSLLEEIRLEAFEKEHQPASVDQLAYQNDLLKEIERKKCARLTEWEVEKADHMAFCRETQRLQAEGLAKIAQSKKNLNRATLEYLAYLHRMQSLELGIEKMMDERIADLYQLDMCTKVNITERIRLKREAAEKCHEILRKQICEDFERRIRSDAELREDKILENRFVHPEVTHEMIVCRQIQHKADLDAQIKEMKRIQLEEEKLFDSRLMAAVDNPVLCKRLSKEILDNGIDYLAPHPNWRIIACNPNKYIPRPPATDHDFNARVVGASVDKCPCPKEAKKHCGFMAELPKQDVPPEGAKNHVEAATFDPAQKPQKSAFLNCHCKFY, via the coding sequence ATGCAGACCTCCGGACGTGGTGCAGACCACTTCAACTTCATTACGCGGACGGACCGCAAAAGTCTACACACCCAAATCGGTATGCTGGTGAACAAGGCGAAACAGGTGGCCGCGGCAGAGCTGCAGGAACGGAGCAGAAGGCTGAAGATCATGCTGGATGAGGAGGACAAGCGGTACGAGGAGGAGTTTTCGAACACGGTAAAGACCCGGATCGACCAGGACATCAAGGAACGAAAGGAGCACCTCCACGCCATCAAGGAGCAGGTGGCCAAGCAGCAAAAAAAGTTCCTCGAGGAAAAGCATATTCAGCAGGTCATGCTCGACTGCTACGAGATTCGCGAGGCACTTCGGCAGCAGGACCTCGTGGAGACGAAGATAGTCCAGGAGGAGCAAATTCTGGAGAATCAACGGAAGAAGCAGCGCGAGTGCCAGCAAGATAATTATTGGCTGGAGCTGAATCGCCGCCGGTGGGCCCAGTTCGACTGCAACCAAGCGGAGGAGAATCTGAGGCGCCACCAGATGCAAGAACAAGTAAATCATGTCCTGGCCGTCCAAGTAGCTGAGCACGAGGAGAAGCGCAAGGCGACGATGGCAGAAAGGATGGAAGACGAGCGGTTACTCAATTCTCTTCTGGAGGAGATCCGCTTGGAGGCGTTTGAGAAGGAGCACCAGCCTGCGTCAGTTGACCAACTGGCCTACCAAAACGATTTGCTGAAAGAGATCGAGCGAAAAAAATGCGCCCGCCTGACGGAGTGGGAGGTGGAGAAGGCAGACCACATGGCCTTCTGCCGGGAAACGCAACGATTGCAAGCCGAAGGCCTGGCCAAGATTGCTCAGTCTAAGAAGAATCTTAACCGAGCTACTTTGGAATACCTTGCTTACCTTCACCGCATGCAATCTCTTGAATTGGGAATCGAGAAGATGATGGACGAGCGCATTGCCGATCTCTACCAGCTGGACATGTGCACCAAGGTCAACATCACAGAAAGGATACGACTGAAGCGGGAGGCTGCAGAAAAGTGCCACGAGATCCTCCGGAAACAGATCTGCGAGGACTTCGAACGTCGAATCCGGTCTGATGCTGAACTTCGGGAGGACAAAATTTTGGAGAATCGCTTTGTTCATCCAGAGGTTACTCATGAAATGATTGTGTGCCGCCAGATACAGCACAAAGCAGACTTGGATGCACAAATCAAAGAGATGAAGCGTATCCAGTTGGAGGAAGAGAAACTATTTGATAGTCGCCTTATGGCCGCTGTCGATAATCCTGTCCTCTGCAAAAGATTATCTAAGGAGATTTTGGACAATGGCATTGATTACCTTGCTCCGCATCCAAACTGGCGGATTATAGCCTGTAATCCCAATAAGTACATCCCCAGACCTCCGGCCACCGATCACGATTTTAATGCCAGAGTAGTCGGTGCTAGTGTGGACAAATGTCCTTGCCCCAAAGAAGCCAAAAAGCACTGCGGCTTCATGGCTGAACTACCTAAGCAGGATGTACCTCCTGAGGGAGCCAAGAACCATGTGGAAGCCGCTACGTTCGATCCGGCCCAGAAACCACAAAAATCTGCATTTCTGAATTGCCACTGTAAATTCTATTAA